The Microtus pennsylvanicus isolate mMicPen1 chromosome 19, mMicPen1.hap1, whole genome shotgun sequence genome includes a region encoding these proteins:
- the Tfpi2 gene encoding tissue factor pathway inhibitor 2 encodes MDPAMPLGLWLLPLLLVGSAGGLASASAQGNNLEICLLPVETGPCRALIPRFYYDRNRQRCRKFKYGGCLGNANNFHSRDLCEHTCGNIEKVPTVCRLELKTYPCNKRHLQYFFNLNTMTCEPLSLHLCSKSLNIFPDENTCKKRCEPNKIPSFCSSPKDEGLCSANITRYYFNSRNKACETFTYTGCGGNENNFYYLDDCDRACVKAPKKSKKRKTGSGFRIRTKPRRWTPPLKHSLILEETNHQ; translated from the exons ATGGACCCTGCTATGCCCCTGGGACTGTGGCTTCTGCCGCTGCTCCTGGTGGGTTCCGCTGGCGGTCTCGCTTCAGCATCCGCCCAAG GGAataatttagagatctgccttttGCCTGTGGAGACGGGACCTTGTCGGGCTCTCATCCCCAGGTTCTACTATGATAGGAACCGGCAGAGGTGCCGCAAATTCAAGTATGGGGGCTGCCTGGGCAACGCCAACAATTTCCACAGTCGGGATCTCTGTGAACACACTTGTGGGAATATCGAGA AAGTTCCTACAGTTTGTCGGTTAGAACTCAAAACGTACCCATGTAACAAGCGCCATTTGCAGTATTTCTTCAATCTGAATACCATGACATGCGAACCCCTTAGCTTACATCTGTGCAGCAAATCTTTGAACATATTCCCCGACGAAAACACTTGTAAGAAACGCTGTGAACCAAACAAAA TTCCATCATTTTGCTCCAGTCCAAAAGATGAAGGCCTGTGTTCTGCCAATATAACGCGCTATTATTTTAATTCAAGAAACAAAGCCTGTGAGACCTTCACCTACACTGGCTGTGGtggaaatgaaaataacttttattacCTGGACGATTGCGACCGTGCTTGCGTTAAAG CCCCAAAGAagtcaaagaaaaggaagacaggaagtggCTTCAGAATTAGAACAAAGCCCAGACGTTGGACTCCCCCTTTGAAGCATTCCCTTATACTCGAGGAAACAAATCATCAGTAA